One stretch of Streptomyces sp. MMBL 11-1 DNA includes these proteins:
- a CDS encoding FluC/FEX family fluoride channel has product MSERAPRELPEPGPPAAPQGRVLAAVAAGGALGALARYGALVLWPGARGFPWTVFAVNVGGCALIGVLMVLTVERGRVTHPLVRPFLGVGVLGGFTTFSTYAAGVSDLLVRQEALTALAYAAATAVAALGAVWAAAAGTRTWLDRGSRRSRGSRGSRGEGRAA; this is encoded by the coding sequence GTGAGCGAGCGGGCCCCGCGGGAGCTGCCGGAGCCCGGCCCTCCCGCCGCACCGCAGGGCCGGGTGCTGGCGGCGGTCGCGGCCGGCGGCGCGCTCGGCGCGCTCGCCCGCTACGGGGCCCTGGTGCTGTGGCCCGGCGCGCGTGGCTTCCCGTGGACGGTCTTCGCCGTCAACGTGGGTGGCTGCGCCCTCATCGGCGTCCTGATGGTGCTGACCGTCGAGCGGGGCCGGGTGACCCACCCCCTGGTGCGGCCTTTCCTCGGCGTCGGCGTGCTCGGCGGCTTCACGACCTTCTCGACGTACGCGGCCGGCGTCTCGGACCTGCTCGTGCGTCAGGAGGCGCTGACCGCCCTGGCGTACGCGGCGGCGACGGCGGTGGCGGCGCTCGGGGCGGTGTGGGCGGCGGCCGCGGGGACAAGGACCTGGCTGGACCGGGGTTCGCGGCGCTCCCGGGGCTCCCGGGGCTCCCGGGGTGAGGGGCGGGCCGCGTGA